A part of Liolophura sinensis isolate JHLJ2023 chromosome 1, CUHK_Ljap_v2, whole genome shotgun sequence genomic DNA contains:
- the LOC135469249 gene encoding LOW QUALITY PROTEIN: high-affinity choline transporter 1-like (The sequence of the model RefSeq protein was modified relative to this genomic sequence to represent the inferred CDS: inserted 1 base in 1 codon), which produces MIDITGLVVLLLFYAVILVXGIVAGRRVKLGNGQQIELSMVAGRKLGKVVGIFTMTATVVGGGFLNGTAESVGTSGLIWTLTPYCIWLGLIIGGLVYAGRMRDMCYVTMLDPFQQQYGNVVTFFIYLASLCGDVFWMASILSALGTSVSVIVDLDISIAVVSSAAVTVIYTLVGQMISVAYTDIVELVFIALGLVTSLPFILTNENSGDIQKTSSIWLGTLPEETASVWADLFIAMTLGTIPWQSYFQRVLSVKTSRDARIFSIIAAFASLLLAVPAVLIGAVGVSANWNATSLGASPLDIDQASILLPHVIHEFSPPAVALLGLAAICAAVMSSMDSSVLGSSSMFTHNIFKNIFYPKAGDRLLLWVHRFSVVIIGAISTVISLVSMQTIFGMFVMAADIVFVNVLPQLTCALFVKASNAYGALTGYLLGLVLRIGAGEYYLSLPAFIKYPFYNEEMGEQLFPFRTFLFLLSMFTIVMVSLLTNWLFARLPGQLDILGVMDRRALTDNNTPVVLSKFKHKEIDLQM; this is translated from the exons ATGATTGATATAACAGGCCTTGTGGTTCTACTGCTCTTCTATGCAGTCATCCTGG GTGGCATAGTGGCAGGCAGGAGGGTGAAGCTAGGAAATGGCCAGCAAATTGAGCTGTCTATGGTAGCAGGCAGGAAGCTGGGAAAAGTGGTGGGAATTTTTACTATGACAG cTACAGTTGTTGGTGGAGGTTTTCTCAATGGCACAGCCGAATCTGTGGGCACATCAGGCCTGATCTGGACTCTGACCCCTTACTGTATATGGCTGGGACTTATCATAG GTGGGTTGGTCTACGCTGGCAGGATGCGTGACATGTGTTATGTGACAATGTTGGACCCTTTTCAGCAGCAGTATGGAAATGTGGTCACATTCTTCATCTACCTGGCTTCCCTCTGTGGGGATGTTTTCTGGATGGCTTCTATTCTCTCAGCTCTCG GCACAAGTGTAAGTGTGATTGTGGACTTGGATATCAGCATAGCAGTTGTAAGTTCAGCTGCGGTCACTGTCATCTACACTCTGGTTGGGCAGATGATATCTGTGGCGTATACTGATATTGTGGAATTGGTGTTCATCGCACTTGGTCTG GTGACCAGCCTGCCTTTCATTCTGACCAATGAAAATTCAGGAGATATTCAGAAAACTTCCAGTATTTGGCTAGGCACTCTTCCAGAGGAAACAGCTTCTGTGTGGGCAGATCTGTTCATAGCAATG ACACTGGGCACCATCCCATGGCAGTCGTATTTCCAGCGGGTTCTCTCCGTGAAAACATCCAGGGATGCACGGATATTCTCCATTATCGCAGCCTTTGCCAGCCTACTCTTGGCAGTGCCAGCTGTTCTCATTGGGGCTGTGGGCGTCTCTGCAA ACTGGAATGCCACAAGCTTAGGAGCATCTCCCCTAGACATTGACCAAGCCAGCATTTTGTTGCCCCATGTTATACACGAGTTCTCTCCCCCTGCTGTGGCCTTGTTAG GGTTGGCTGCTATTTGTGCGGCTGTGATGTCGTCCATGGACAGTTCAGTACTAGGTTCCAGCTCAATGTTTACACACAACATCTTCAAGAACATTTTTTACCCCAAA gCAGGAGACAGACTACTGTTGTGGGTGCATCGTTTCTCTGTGGTGATCATTGGGGCCATTTCCACTGTCATCTCTTTAGTCAGTATGCAAACCATCTTTGGAATGTTTGTTATGGCGGCTGATATTGTGTTTGTGAATGTTCTACCTCAACTCACTTGCGCACTTTTCGTGAAAGCATCCAATGCCTACGGGGCCTTAACCGGATACCTGCTGGGGCTCGTTCTGCGAATAGGAGCAGGAGAATATTATTTGTCCCTCCCAGCTTTTATAAAATATCCATTTTATAATGAAGAGATGGGGGAACAGTTATTTCCATtccgaacatttttgtttctcttgtCTATGTTCACCATTGTGATGGTATCCTTGCTAACGAACTGGTTATTTGCCCGTCTACCAGGTCAGTTAGACATCTTAGGTGTTATGGACAGGAGAGCATTGACTGATAACAACACACCTGTTGTTTTGTCCAAGTTCAAACATAAAGAAATTGATCTGCAGATGTAA
- the LOC135462091 gene encoding cyclic AMP-dependent transcription factor ATF-5-like, whose product MEDILYELDYSSGDMGSFPLDAMDTASLLDDAQLVSLKKIQGDLYNIDNIHQDVDHGLFPDLLPLDHYSDPLSLDWMENVDLSHLLDKTTEVQDEINQAQHALPITVQPEDIDLLQSLLQDTSEQLTPPDSPDAQVAPQIDLTDVNFDHQAAWEVINSPLSPQDVENLLSPSSSVEVTPCASPVPSQSPPASSPHSPTGHDLSTIDISSILPEQNVSTKTRPTPYERTSKRKAAVRKQLDLHQDSDHDFSFRANEKLSKRERKKLQNKNAATKYRLKKKQESSLIVSEEKGLEDRNKELRDKVDQLTREISCMKDVLGDIYKGLEAKGRK is encoded by the exons ATGGAGGATATTTTATACGAGTTGGATTACTCCAGTGGGGATATGGGGAGCTTCCCCCTGGACGCTATGGACACCGCTTCCCTGTTAGATGATGCACAGCTGGTATCCCTGAAGAAGATCCAGGGAGATCTGTACAACATTGATAATATTCATCAGGATGTGGACCATGGACTTTTCCCAGATTTATTGCCCCTTGATCACTACTCTG ATCCGTTGTCACTGGATTGGATGGAAAATGTGGATTTGTCCCACTTGCTTGACAAAACTACAGAGGTACAAGATGAGATAAACCAGGCACAGCATGCTCTTCCCATCACTGTTCAACCTGAAGACATAGACCTGCTGCAGAGTCTCCTGCAAGACACCTCAGAACAGCTGACCCCACCTGATTCACCTGATGCGCAGGTGGCACCACAGATTGACCTTACTGATGTGAACTTCGACCATCAGGCAGCGTGGGAAGTTATCAACTCACCACTGTCTCCCCAAGATGTGGAGAATCTGCTGTCCCCATCTAGCTCTGTAGAAGTAACACCCTGtgcgtctcctgttccaagccAGTCCCCACCTGCGTCAAGTCCCCACTCCCCCACTGGACATGATCTCTCCACCATTGACATTTCTTCAATACTCCCAGAACAGAATGTTAGCACAAAAACCAGACCTACGCCTTATGAGCGCACAAGTAAACGAAAAGCAGCTGTTAGAAAGCAGCTTGATCTGCACCAGGACTCTGATCATGATTTCTCTTTTAGAGCAAATGAAAAGCTTTCTAAacgtgaaagaaaaaaactccAGAACAAGAATGCTGCAACAAAATATAGGTTGAAGAAGAAACAAGAATCTTCTCTCATTGTTAGTGAAGAAAAGGGGTTAGAAGATAGGAATAAGGAACTCAGGGACAAAGTAGACCAGTTGACACGAGAAATCTCCTGTATGAAAGATGTGCTAGGAGACATTTATAAAGGCCTAGAGGCTAAAGGGAGAAAGTGA
- the LOC135462090 gene encoding alcohol dehydrogenase class-3-like → MTDTVGKPISCKAAVAWEAKKPLSLETVEVAPPKAGEVRLKVQSTGVCHTDAYTLDGFDPEGIFPIILGHEGGGIVESVGEGVTRFKVGDHVIPLYVPQCYECKFCKSPKTNLCQKIRVTQGKGVMPDGTSRFTCKGKQVFHFMGCSTFSEYTVVAEISLCKVNEAAPLDKVCLLGCGISTGYGAALNTAKVEPGSVCAVWGLGAVGLATLMGCKKAGASRIIGIDINPDKFNIAKEFGATECVNPKDYDKPIQQVLGELTDGGCDFTFECIGNVATMRAALEACHKGWGVSTIIGVAGSGQEISTRPFQLVTGRVWKGTAFGGWKSRDSVPKLVEEYIKKEIKVDEFVSHTMGLDKINEAFDLMHSGKSIRSVINF, encoded by the exons ATGACTGACACAGTTGGAAAG CCAATTTCCTGTAAAGCAGCTGTTGCTTGGGAGGCTAAGAAGCCTCTCAGTCTGGAGACAGTTGAAGTGGCACCTCCAAAGGCAGGGGAAGTCAGACTTAAG GTGCAGTCCACAGGTGTGTGTCACACTGATGCTTACACTTTGGATGGCTTTGATCCGGAGGGGATCTTCCCCATCATCCTGGGTCACGAGGGAGGAGGAATAGTGGAGAGCGTTGGAGAAGGGGTCACCCGGTTTAAAGTTG GTGATCACGTCATTCCACTTTATGTCCCACAGTGCTACGAATGTAAATTCTGCAAAAGTCCAAAGACAAATCTGTGCCAAAAGATTAG AGTCACTCAAGGAAAAGGTGTAATGCCAGATGGAACCTCTAGATTTACCTGCAAAGGGAAGCAGGTGTTCCATTTTATGGGATGCAGCACCTTCAGTGAATACACAGTTGTTGCGGAGATATCATTGTGCAAG GTGAATGAAGCTGCCCCATTGGATAAAGTGTGCTTgttgggttgtgggatatcaACAGGATATGGAGCTGCTCTTAACACTGCCAAG GTAGAGCCAGGCTCAGTGTGTGCTGTGTGGGGACTTGGAGCCGTGGGCTTAGCTACACTCATGGGCTGTAAAAAGGCAGGTGCCTCTCGCATCATTGGCATTGATATCAACCCAGACAAATTCAACATTG CCAAGGAATTTGGAGCAACTGAGTGTGTGAACCCCAAGGACTATGACAAACCTATACAGCAGGTGCTTGGGGAGCTGACAGATGGAGGATGTGACTTCACTTTTGAATGTATCGGGAATGTGGCTACCATG AGGGCTGCATTGGAAGCCTGTCACAAAGGTTGGGGTGTGTCCACGATTATAGGTGTGGCAGGAAGTGGCCAGGAGATTTCCACACGACCTTTTCAGCTAGTCACGGGAAGGGTGTGGAAGGGGACAGCATTTGGTG GCTGGAAAAGTAGAGACAGTGTCCCAAAGTTGGTGGAGGAGtacataaagaaagaaattaaagtgGATGAATTTGTCTCTCACACTATGGGCCTGGATAAGATCAACGAGGCATTTGACCTAATGCATTCTGGGAAAAG TATTCGCTCTGTGATCAACTTCTGA